DNA sequence from the Vicugna pacos chromosome 35, VicPac4, whole genome shotgun sequence genome:
GCAGTGTTTTATGGCCAATTTGTTACTGCTaatatggtggtggtggtgggggttcCCGGACTTAGTAAGTCATGAAGAGAATGAAATGGCTTTAGCTCACTTGTGCCGTAGATTGATAAGAATACTAAAATAGCCTTTTTTCAAGGTTAataaagatagatacatacacatatacattgcctgccttccttccctgaccactcttACCACCCCGacactcagtctctctgtctttaCCATTTTTCTGAGTAACAGTTATCCCTGTCATCATATAAGcttatttgtttacttgtctttttctttcaataGAAACTCACTGAGACATGAACTTTGCCTTACTACCTGTTGTAGCCCTAATACAAAAAACtctcaattttttgttttgtttctcaacATAAAAATTTTGTGTTGAAGTAACAtagacattcttttaaaaaaaaaagttatataatGTTAAACTGAAAATGATGTGTATTAgtcaaatctctttaatgtcttaCCCTTTTTTCCCCTAGTATATACTTTGATGTTTCTGGATAATGTGCATATATGGAAATTTTAAACagtataatttgtcttttttaaaaattgataagatcaacatataatattatatttatttcaggTGTACTAATTATTTCTTACAGCAGAACAGAAAATACTTTGTCCCTTTTCCCTTATCACCCCTATATAGTATTTTGGCTTAATCCACACTCTGTCTTTTCATTATTGTCACTGTAAAGTTTAGTTACTGCTGTGCTGCAGTGTTCCCCTTTTTCCTACACCTTTTTTCCCCTAGAGTAACTAATATTTCATTGCCttagttttctttgtatgtttggttaaGTCATTTCATGCTATACAGAAGCTCTCCTCCAAGTTTGTCCACACACCTCCCTGCCTGGTCAGCGCTCCATCCTGCTCCAGATTGGACCTGTGTCCCTCTCCATGCCTGGTGCACAGCTGTTCTGGACATGTCCTTgctgtccttctaggaattttccttccttttctgttttattagaacttatgtttttcttgctttactcTTTGATGAAGCACATGCTTTAGACATTTCCTGCAAAGGTTTCCAAAGTGATCGTTTTTCTGCAGTTTCAAATACTGAAGATGTTTTGGTCTGTCTTCACTTTTAATTTATAATTGGGCtagatacagaattctgaattgggaaaatgtttctttcataattttgaaGATGTTGTCGTCGTCCTCCAGCTTCTAGTATTGTTGTTAAGACCAGTATTTTtcgatttttttcccttagtctTTCTAGTAGATTTTAGAATGTTTCATTTATCCTtggtgtttttaaatttgaaagagTTGTGCCCTGTTATGTAATGTTTTGATTCATTGTGCTAGGCCTTCTGCACCTTTTTAACACAAAGttgcatttttttccattctaggattttttttttttttttttactgtttaatATTTCTACTTTCCTGAGAATCTTGTTGGTCATATGGTACTAAATTGATGATCAGATATGCTTTTCCATtttactttcactttttttttaataagtttctGGGATATTTCCTTTGTCTTCCAAATCTTTTGAATATTTGGTTCAgctatcttatttttaatttataaatgctttttcttatttgctgttttttaaaaCTCTTGTGGCATTGCTTTATAATGCTATGTCTTTTAAgtgtcttaagtttttttttttttccttctgtttctatttttatattagcTCTTCACACTGGAAACTTTCCTCATAGATCTGTTGGAAATAATAATTCTGTTGCATGAATATACTATGGCTTGTTTCTTCGTTTGCATCATAATAGGTTGTAGTAAGTGAAACTGTTAgattttccaaagtgattataCCATTTTTGTACTTCGACCAGCAACATTTGACATTTCTAATTGTTCCATCTCTCTACCAACATGTGGTGTTGCCAGTATCCTCACGTCAGTCAGTCTGTTGGGTGTGCAGTGGTACCTCACTTTGCTTTCACTTTGCGTTTCTTTGATGACTTTTGGGTGTTAAAACACTTCTTCATGTGctaattggccatttgtgtatcttcttttgcAGCATGTTCAAatcctttccccatttttttgttttgggttttttgtttgttttttggtctaaaaactatatttatttatgtattctggaattGAGTCTTTTATAAGCTGCATTTTGTGAATATCCCCCTTTTCCTCTACTATGGCTTCCCtattcagtgtcttttttttttaatttattcatttttttttaatggggatttTTGCTgagtggagttttttttttttttaacatttttgaatgaagtttttttttttttttggtgaagctTTAGCTTTTATGCTTAGGCCCATGAgccatctaaaattattttggggGTTATGTGGGTAGGGGTtgtgatttattaattttttagaagaatATCTGCTTGTCCCAGTATGATTTACTGAAGATTTTTCTTTCCCAGTGGATTACTTTGGAGTCTGTTGAAactcaaatgatttaaaaaaagtttttattgacgtatagtcagttaacaatgttttgtcaatttctggtgtacagcataatgttctagTTAGatgtatacgtacatatattcctttttatttttttcattatagattattacaagatattgaatatagttccccgtgctattaAGTAGAAActtgtgtatgtattttatatgttataGACAGTATCCGCAAAtgtggaactcccaatttatcccttcccacccacatcctgccctggtaaccataagtttgttttctctgagtctgtttctattttgtaaataagttcatttgtgtctttgatTTTTATCTCTAGACTTTGTCTTCTCTTGCAATGACTTCAGGTATATTTTGGAAGTAGTTTCTCccaattttgttttgttaatcttttcaaagaagagatttttttttgttgtctcTTCCTAATTCCTGTTGTTTATTTACTTCCTTCTACTTACTTTTGGTTTATTTTACTCCCCTCTTCCCATCTTCTTAAGGGTTGGGTGTGTggcattgttttttttctttttcctttcatctatAAACATCTTAAAGCTGTAACTGTTCTGTTAATTACTGCTTTAGCCTTACTCCACAAGTTTTAATATGTTGTATTTCATTCAgtttgaaacattaaaaaatttgatttcttctttgacctatggAATCTTTACAAGTGTTGttatagtttccaaatatttattttcgTGATGCAGGGAAAAACGtatgtggggtgtgaggagggtcCTCGGTTGAGCCCTTGGGACCTGCCTGGCCAGGAGTAGGTTCTTGGCTTCAAGCAGAAAAGAATtaaagagtgagccacagttgagtaaaggtagatttgtttagagatacatactgcatagagtgtaggctgttcaccaagagaaaggccacaaggtgtgtgGGATGGGTGCTTAGGTTAAAGTAAGAGTAGGTACGCACTCCCTAGACAGTGCGGGCCatctctgaagaggagggagccAGAGGGGGCCACGAGGTGCCGCgcgttgccagtttttatgggctcctTAGCTTCATAAGTTAACTGGTGGGAGGACCATcctaactaccctggggaaggggctgggattcctggGAATTTGGCcactgcccactctttgaccttttacaATTAGCCTTGGAGCTGTcttggtgcctgtgggcatgttattcatgttattcatgctaatatattacagtgaggatatagtgaagctcaaggtctactcgAAGCCAaacctcccaccatcttgagcctcaaggcctaatGGGAATTGAACTTatgccattttggtgttaattgctgtcattccttgaatggctgtgccctgccctcttccctcctgtctcagtcagAAGCAAGCTCTgtaagctttccttttttttttttttttttttacaaatttattGGGACTTTTATAGTTCATCAAAATAGTCTGTTTGGTATATGTACCGTTTGCACTTGAACGTGTATTCGGTATgcagtgttctataaatgtttatttaaggtgttaattttgtttatatattttatatcttaatgtgtatCTCTTCTAAAGAGCATATGTTGGgatcttgtttattttatctagGGTGAAATTCTCTTTTAGTTGGAATGTTGACCCAATTTATTGATGTGGTTGGATTTATGATATGGTTAGATGTTAAGGTATGTTGTTGtatcatttgttttctgtttgtcccaTCTCAGTTTGTTTTGTTATTACTCTATTCCTCTTTTCCCACTTTCTTTTGGgttaactattatttttttctgaagaactctatttttattttttgcctttttttaaaaattccattttgcATCATTTTGATGGTCCTTCTAGGCAACATACATTCTTACCTTTTTGCAGTCTAAGGCTACTAAGGGTTAATAATGCAACGCTCGGAAGTTTTAAGAATCTTTAAACTGTATATGGAGTTGTACTCTCCCCTCCGCTAGTCCTTTATACAGGTTACAAGTTTGTATTGTGTCTACGTGTGTTGTAAGTTGTACAATACAATGTTATAATTTTTGCCATAGACAATCACATTCTTTAAAGAGAGTAAATTTTTCTTACATTTACCCACATTactatttttcatgttttgaatTTCCATCTTGTATAATTACCCTTCAAGCTGAAAAACTACCATTTTTATAGTGTGGTTTTATCTGAAAacgtctttattttgcctttattcctGAAGTATATCTTTGCTGAAAATagcagctttttttccccccaacttcACAGGCCTGTCATTTCTGTATCTATAAAATCTGCCAAGTGGGCCAGGTCAGTAGTTCTGTGCATTTTTGGAGACCTGGGTTCCTCAAACTTGCCGTATAGCTGGTGCCTTTGTTGAtgaagaggtggaggtgggagggaaggagtaGAGCTCAAGTTCTGTGGTCTGTTCCAAGCCATGATATTTTATGATTCTATAATAAGTATAATGTAGGGCAGAATtacttgttttttggtttttaaaatagcttttctctttcttcctttctttccttctctttctttctctctccctttctctttctctctccctctccctctcaagAGGCTGACTTGCTTGGCACCTCCTCATTGCTGTCTAGGCCTTCAGGTCTCAGACTGTAGCATCATCTCAGACATTTTACTGCCTACCCCCTTGCAATAATGCAAACTGATTTTCTGTATGTGCGATATTCCAGTTTGGAGTCACTGGATTTGGCAGAGGGCATTTCTGTTTGTTTAGTTAACGTCGTTCACATACTCTGTTATGTACAGCTTGTTCTCATCACATGACAGTCTTGGCGCAGACATCATGTATCTAGAAGGTGGCAATCCCTATTGCATGGTATTTTGGGGAATTTCTTACATCTTAAAAGTTGGTCATTTCATcacacattttaacaatatccaaTTTTCACATGATTAAATAATTGTTAACATATTATTTCACAGTAACACTGTGAAGTATTTAACTGCCAGTTAACTGCCAGCATTTAGTGCTTCTCTAATACTTTTCACATGTTAGTCTATATACATTGTTTGGTATTCTGtactaaaatttcaaaatgagtTTAGTTAAAAAAGGGGGATAGTAAGGggataaactttttttctttgatttttttcttgcacttaattttttaaaattcctttttcatcatttttctttcttctttttggtggggggaggtaattaggtttgtttatttttagaggaggtactggggattgaacccaggatctcctatatgctaagcatgtgctctaccactctaccctcccccttcatCATTTTTCTTGATAGCCATTTTACCCGTATTTGTGTACAAGTGTGCTTACTGATTTTCTTTTGAAGCCTCATCCTGTATAGTCTTTATTCCTTGCTTACAAAAATATATGAGCCAGCTTTTAAGGAAATCCAGGAGAATAAACACCACAGCCAAGACTGTAGAGAAACTTCTGTGCAAACACTTggtcaaaattaaacaaaagctcTGTGATTGGACCTTTTCCTCATTTCATATAAACAAACATGCTTTGTGTCTGGCTCTGGAGATACATCCATGAGTAACACTAGAAATACTCTTCTCAGACCTTTGCTGGGAGGAGAGGTGCAGCTTGGTCTCCAGGAAGAGATTTCTAGTGAAATAAGATGTCCAAAGTGACCACATGAGAACTTGTCTGTGAATTATGGCCCCTTTTTTTGACTGATGCGTATTGACACTTTAGGGTAGGAATATCAGCTAATACTTGATGAGATGTGTAATCAGAATTTTGACATTCTTCAGAGGTTAACAAGAGCAGCAGGGTTCTGCTGTGAAATGTGTCAGATCACTCACAAATCAGCTGATTGTGTGAAGGTTTATGTGACTTCCTTACATACCCTGTTGAGGTTCACTGGTCACTTTCTAAGcattctgccctggggaggaggaatcttcaaaatattctgtataGATAGGTTCAGATCTAGAAAAGAAGGTATCTAGACTGTTCTAAGGAGATTTCAGAACATCTCCCACTTAACAGACTAATTAGACAGGCGTTAAAAATCCTTAAGAAGTGGCTTGTTTTTAGTGCACAGCAGCAGAACGGAGGAGGGAACTGaagagattttttgtttttattttcttttgtaattgcttatttatccATAAGTTAATGGAAGGAATGAAAACTGGTTGAAATTACGTGCCTGTTATTGACAGGGAAAACTTCAGTTTTATGCTttcagttggattttttttttttagtaaaaaaaaatcttggtacATGTAAGGGAAAACATCCAGGTGTTTGGATTTAAAAACTTGATAAAAAGCTAATTTGATTGGTAGAGGGCAAACAGGTGTGTAAAACATTTTATTCCTTTGTACTTAACATTTTAAGTCCTTAATGTCTTGGCTTTCCCCCGCAAATTCAGTATAAGTGATCCAGTCCTCTTGTGCTTCTCTAACTCATCTCCcacattcttttatttataagagatggaaaagaatatCATACTAGATTGTCTCACTTAAGGCAGGTAGCCTTGTCATCATAAAGCTCTCTTTCCGTATCTTAATCCAGGCATAAATATCCAGTGAATGATTCTCATTAGAGAGCTAACTAATAATCATTGTTGAAAGCACATAATTGAAGTATGCAGCAGTGTTAAATGTTTATGGTTTGCTTTCTCTTTGTAGAACACAAAGTAATCATAGTGGGACTGGATAACGCAGGGAAAACCACCATTCTTTATCAATTGTAAGTATGTGGGTTTAATTAAggtttttgttattttagttaTTGGAGCTAATTTTGTATAATTAGAAAGAGATACCATTATAATGGGAAAACTTAAGACACGTGGTTTTGTCTTCTTCCAGACacaaaatttattaaaaagtgaATAGGGTAAACTGTTGTATGTTTGCTACAGCCTTCAAAAACACGCGTCTTTTTCCAGCCTTGAAAGAAAGAATTAATAGTAAACTAAAACTAAGTGAAGTACACATTCTCGTGCTGGGATGAAGGGATAAAGTGCATTTCACTTAGGTCTTCCCACTCTGAGGTGCATGTGACTAGACAGATACCTATCTAGGAAGTTACTGCTACTCTGCTGCCTAATAGCTCtggaatttttaaacatttccagACTTGGCAATTCACCAGAAATGAAGATCGCCCCTGAAAATAACTGCTTTAGTAGCCTGCAATAGGAAGAGGCTTGAGCCTTTTAGAGAAACACTTTAACAGTTTAAGGAAATTTTGACAGGCCATCAATCCCCCTTGTCCGATGACCTCCCATTATCTTCGGTTCCAAAGAAATGATCCTTGTTAAGCAATGGAAATGAATCTATGTCCCTACGATGTAACAAATAGTTACTAAATGCAGTGCACCATTGTGTGGCTCTTAACCTCTCCTTACCTCATCTTAAGTGTAGCAGCTGAGAGCTCTTTCACTTAAACAGTTCTTAATGTATTTTCAGCTATTTTGCTAAAAAGCTACCAACTTCTGGCTTGTTGTTTCAGAGTTTAACaaccacttgttttttttttaaacattcattcattggCCATGATGTATTTTAATATGACTTAACCTTTAGACATCACATCACATTTCAGAAACCTGCCATCACTGTTGAAGTAATTTTGCACatagcttcaaaatatatatgtacatatatataaaacccaAGAGAGAGTTATAAGCTTTTTCTACCACAGTACTGGTGTGTTATAGgtaaatatgtatttgttgaattaattagtGTAGCTTCACTGGTGATTCTGATAATACATGTGATAGGAGCATCAGCATTCTAATAGACACATTTTCATTTGCCCAAGGTCTTTTTAAGACTGCAGTTTCAGTTAATAGGCATGCACTAATTTCTATGCCTCAGCCGGGTCTGTTTTCTCACATAAATAGTCTTCAGAATTATAGACAGCCTACTGTTCAATGGTGGCTACTTTGCAACTTGATGACAGTCACCTGGAAACCTGCTCTTTCAGGATGGGGCACTGGTTCTGCTCTAGCTGGTAACAGGGCATGGGGGCTACTGGAATTTTGGCCACAGTAATGCAACTTCACCTCACAGTTGCCTCCTATCCAGATCAAGCCTGTAGTTTactccattgaaagaatgaaaaaaaccaGCCTTCCTTCGGGATTTGTTCTCTGTCTAGGTGTTTGCACAAATGTTCTCCAGGGTTCCATTTCTGTTGCTAGTGATTACCATCACTGATGCAAGGAAGGAAGGTTGATTCATATAAAAGTACAGGGAAAATGTGCTTCAGGTTCTCGGGATTGACAAGAGCTTTTATGGTGTCTGTCTTTTAACAGCTTAATGAATGAAGTGGTTCATACATCTCCAACCATAGGAAGCAATGTTGAAGAAATAGTCGTGAAGAACACTCATTTTCTCATGTGGGACATTGGTGGTCAGGAGTCCCTGCGCTCATCGTGGAACACGTATTACACAAACACTGAGGTACGCTACACTTACTTCTGAATTTGAATGAAAACAGCCAAGGGGTAAACCCGGAGAACAGACTGGACATAAGGCATAGCGACATCTGCCTTTCAATAAGATTCTCTTTTGTGAGGAATGTGAGGTCCTCAAGTAGAAGAGAAGGGCAGGCGGGAGGAGCAACGGGGGCTGTGGTCAGTGGAGTGCTTCCTGCAGTCAGGCTCGCTCGGCGGCCCCTCTGGGTGACACTGTTAGAGCTCCGTTGTTGGAGAAATCGGACACTGGAATAAACTCTGTAACCTTTCCCAACTTTATAAGAGGCCCTGGTTAGGGgaggaataaaatattataaGTGTAATTTAATACAGGATTTTTAAGTAATATGAAATTGAGCATTCACAATTTGGGGAGGATTATGTTTTAATTGAAAAGCAAATGGATATGcaggccagcccctccccagtgttctgttgtcatttattttattttcctagttCGCAGTCAACCTGGACAACAAATCTGGAATatcttctgcttttgtttttatttcttagaggcaggtttttttgtttgtttgtttgttttaaactgtgCAGTGTGATTGAGAGAGGTTTGTCCTTGGGAATACTAATGCACATTTGggtctgtaatttttctttgcaaAGAGGTAcacaaaattaattattttttctaaacgGAAGCCTCTTAACACTTGAGTGTTTTTTGAGGGGTGGGATTGCAGAGGAGGTGGAGTACTGATGCAAGGAATTTTGAGTGAAtaaattgcctttttaaaaagaccCATGTATTCCTCTAGGTTTATATTGTAataacatatgtgtgtgtgcatatatagtCCAGCACAGTGTACAAGTGGTCACACCAAGATGGCATGTCATAGATGTTCAGCAGATGTGGgagcacttaatttttttttttttaatttgcagggGGAAGATAAGTTGGGAAGCTAGTATTTATGGTTATAGGTTAGTTTAATATATCTTTCTGCAGTAAAATAACATTCCGAAACTAAAATTTGTTAGAGAGATGGAAAGAACAACATTGCAGCATAGCTGTTGGAATTTTTTCAAAGCTGACAGTGGGCTCCAAGTGTGAAAAGGACATTTATCTTTGGTGAATAGGTAAAAGTTGGTTCTGGATGATCCACGTATATTTATAGCATTACTAAGTGGTAGTTTTTGAAATTGCTGGAACTTTAGAAGACTTTGTGTGGATCCAGAAAGAGGTACATTATTACTGAtgccatttgcatgaaatgttctttaaataaaccatttcTACCAGAATATCGAAATTACTACAAAGAACCTTGGCCTCTGATGTAAGCCCACCAGCATAGCACAAGGTGCTGGCAGTCTTAGACTCTTGTAGGGCTCTCGTCTGTGTGGTGTTTCTCCCATCGCCTTGTTCACCCTTGTCTTGGCTTCTTCAATTCTTTACATGGAGGGATCATTCAAAAGCTGAAATGTCTCCATTTTAATACAGCGAGTCAAAGTTGTTGATTAATTCCTTGCACCTTCCTCTCATTAATTTATAGTTACCTCCCCATAAGAAAGTTTGCCGTGTTTCTTATATTTatcctttctattttcttttcttttatcatCCTCAGCCCTTTCTCAGTTTATATTCAGATTCCTATAGTTGTCTCTTTCCCTAATTTTAAAGCCATCTGAATAATCTGATTCTACCcttcctgtcttgatttcttttacatcaCTTCTCTTCTATAACTCTTCAAAACACTTCATCTCACTTCTTAGCTTTTTCTTCTGCATAAGATGTTCCATTTAGGGGCCCTTTctcacttttcttatttttcttatcaaagatacattattttttaatgtattacctTCACCTTTTTTCATGCACACCGTTACCAATAgctttcttctgttctctttgcacTCTTGAATTTCACCTGTATCTTTAGTACGTTATTAACACCCAAGTATATTTCTACTTAGCACATTTTTCTTGACCTTTTATTGTTGATATTGTCATGtaaaaatgtcttatttgttagtttttttaaacatgtttctttttttctttgaaactaGCCTCTTTCTAAGAGGCAGGAGACTGTCTTAAACATAATTATTGATTGCTTGAATGAGTACAGAGTACTTTTAAGTTTTAGTGAAAGTTACTTAAATTACtgtgactttctttttaaaaactactttttattacctgcattttaaaataaatcttagtACATATTAGGGTATATTATACATTCAAGCATCACCATTTGAAAATAAACTTGGgcatggtttttatttgttgaatTATGAGTTATTTTTCATATTACCATTTGGATTTTGCTGCTTGCTGTGATTCAGTATACTGTAAACTCCTGATGATGAAAACGCAGTAGACCGTTTTATAGTGATGATGATGCCATCACAGAAAGTACTTCTAGCACTTAGAGTAGTTTTGCAGAACACCTCACATccccttcaattttctttctttttttttttttctcacctctAGTTCATCATTCTTGTGGTCGATAGCATTGACAGAGAACGACTAGCTATTACAAAAGAAGAATTATACAGAATGTTGGCTCATGAGgtaaattttgaaagtaaacaaaataaatggagTAAGGTATCCATATACAGGTTTTGCTTTTTTACAATGATTAATGTCCTCTGCTGTCAGTTATTTTATTGTTAACAATGTTTTGTATATTAAATTGATGAAAGCTTTGAAGTCAAAAATTTTAGTGCTTTATTAAACTTAATAAAGTCTACCACATTAATTTGGAGATTAATAtcattattgaaaatatttttcaaactaCTTAGccataccttaaaaagtctgatAAATTGAGGcaagaaagaggaaaatttaAGTGTTTTTCCCTCTAGAGTTTATTAAAGCTGAAAATTCCTTAGTGAATAATTTGggatcattttttgaaatagttcttaTATACAAAGGACTTagataataaaatacattcaTGTACCCACCAGTCAACATAAGATACTAAATCTTAGACCTCTCCAATCTGatttccttcccttgtcttcagaGAATTCTAAAAGAATTCTCCCATCCTAAAGGCAGTGATCATTACTCCtgtgtgtatttttatacttttattatacttttatacttttattagttttttttatatACCTATCAGTTCTACAGAATAGAATATTCCACATTGATAAAACAACTTTACATGGtggcattgtgtgtgtgtttgtgtgtgtgtaatctttCTGTAACTTGGTTTAGGGGTTTTTTTGCACAACACTGATTTATCTATGTTAGTACATACAGCTTTAGTTCATTCCTTTTAACAACtacatagtattccactgtatgaatataccacatttgaTCTATTCTTCTATTAatgaacatttgttatttctaatattttggtagtataaacagtgctgcagtgaGCATTAATCAGTGAGCTTAGGTTATACAAAGACTAGTAAGTATTGCCCAACCCCTCCTCCAGTACTCTCCTTTAAATTTTGGAGAAATTCTGTAGTAGTTGGCAGTGTGTACTATATTTGCCCATTGGAATATTGCTCATATAGTTATAAGTCATTATTTCAGATTCAGGTTTACTTTTAGTTTGACGTATTTGGTGCAgcaatggaaaaataatttttaattatctaGCTTATATAAGTTTATCTGTCTTTGTTAGAGTGAATCATTAAGTCACGGTGATTTGaggtcatttatatttatttcaatcAAACTTTTAAATTGTAGTACCTGGTCATTTTAAAGTAGAGAGGTTTCATTATAATTGTTCAGTCGGGCGTGTTTTTACCCTCCTGCTTCACTAGTTTATTTGAATTGTAGTAGTTCAGATATTAGAAATATTTCATGTTGATTGCAGGATTTACAGAAGGCTGCCGTCCTTATCTTTGCCAATAAACAGGATATGAAAGGGTGTATGACAGCAGCCGAAATCTCTAAATACCTCACCCTGAGTTCAATTAAGGACCACCCCTGGCACATTCAGTCCTGCTGTGCTTTAACAGGAGAAGGGTAAGTGCTCATCACTCTGAGGGGAGGTTTGGCTCCTTTCTAATTCTTTCAGCTTTCAGGGGGCCAGCATGTTTTCTTTGAATTCTGTCCCATTTTTGTTCTTAAAGGTGGCTTTCATTGTGTCTCCGGCTTACAAGGTTGGAATAATTATAGTCAGTTACTGTTGTTAAATTAGGATTCAGCAAAGTACTGACAAATGTTTTGTAACTTTTAATATAAATAGAATGTTTTACCAAAAAAGGGCAAGAACAAACTTCTGAATTAAGTTTTCACAACCCAGATTTTTAGTCGTTGTTCATGTCTTAACTTTTATCGTTGACTAACTGGGAGAAGACCGTAATGTTGCCTGAACTAAAAAGGAAGCCTCAAAGAAATGTCATATTTTCTGCAAGGGCCTAACTAAGCATGAACTCCCAGCTTTCCACAAGATGTCTCCTTGATTATCAGGAGTCATTTGGGAGGCATACTTCCAAACAACAAACTTTTGAAATAAATGCCATTCcaatatattttctctttccttgaaaATTTGAGTTTGGACATAGTAGGGTAGGGAGAACCCAGTGGGTTATATATGGGTTA
Encoded proteins:
- the ARL5B gene encoding ADP-ribosylation factor-like protein 5B isoform X2, with translation MGLIFAKLWSLFCNQEHKVIIVGLDNAGKTTILYQFLMNEVVHTSPTIGSNVEEIVVKNTHFLMWDIGGQESLRSSWNTYYTNTEFIILVVDSIDRERLAITKEELYRMLAHEDMKGCMTAAEISKYLTLSSIKDHPWHIQSCCALTGEGLCQGLEWMTSRIGVR
- the ARL5B gene encoding ADP-ribosylation factor-like protein 5B isoform X1, with the translated sequence MGLIFAKLWSLFCNQEHKVIIVGLDNAGKTTILYQFLMNEVVHTSPTIGSNVEEIVVKNTHFLMWDIGGQESLRSSWNTYYTNTEFIILVVDSIDRERLAITKEELYRMLAHEDLQKAAVLIFANKQDMKGCMTAAEISKYLTLSSIKDHPWHIQSCCALTGEGLCQGLEWMTSRIGVR